In the genome of Fimbriimonadaceae bacterium, the window GGTCCTCCGCCTGTTCGACCGGAGAAGAACCGTACACCATCGCCATGACCCTGTATGAAAGCGTCCGTGCCCCGGAGCAGTGGAACTTTCAGGTCCTCGCGTCGGATATCTCCACTCGCGTCTTGGCGCATGCCGCCAAGGGACTGTATGCGGAAGAGCGGGTACGCGAGGTTCCGGCGGAGATCGTGAAGCGGCATTTCCTTCATGGGCGAGGAGACAGTGCCGGGCTCGTGAAGGTCAAGCCGCATCTTTCTGCAATCATCAAGTTCCGGCGGTTGAACCTGATGGACGATCGGTTCCCCATCAAGGCGCCGCTCGATCTGATCTTCTGCCGGAACGTGATGATTTACTTCGATCGTCCGACGCAGGAACGCCTGGTGAACAAGTTCTATCACCATCTCAAGCCGGGCGGATACTTGTTCATTGGACACTCAGAAAGTTTGCAGTGGGTGTCCCATCCTTTCAAAACGATCGCCCCGACCATCTACTGGAAGGAAGCTTGAGAACGATGCCTGTCATCGACACCGACACATTTTCCCATATTCGCCGGATGCAGGATCGCCGGTTTCCTCACGAAATCGCCTGCATTCTACCGGGTGAGTTTTTCGTGAGCCGGGAACCGATGGTGGTCTATACCGTCCTCGGTTCCTGTATTTCCGCCTGCATTCGCGATCCGATCGTCGGTGTCGGCGGCATGAACCACTTTATGCTTCCCGCGCCGAAAGAACATCAATCCGGAGATTCCTGGGGCGGGGAGTCGACACGGTATGGCTCGTTCGCGATGGAGCAACTGATCAACGAAATCCTGAAGCGCGGCGGGCTGAAGCATCGACTGGAAGTGAAACTGTTCGGCGCCGGAAGAATCTACGAAGGCAATATCGATGTCGGTGCACGTAATACCGAATGGGTCCTGCAATTTCTGAAGACAGAAGGCTACACCGTCGCCAAGAGCGATCTCGGCGACGTGTATCCCCGGAAGGTGTATTACTTCACGGATTCCGGGCGCGTGCTGATGAAAAAGATCGAACGGGTCAAGAATCGGACGATTTACGAGCGGGAGTCCGAGTACCAACACCGGATCGCAGAGGAGCCGACGACGCAACAGGGCGATATCACGCTCTTCTAACTGTGGGCCCGGAGTGGCACCTTGTCCCGCAGGCACACCACAAGAGATGGAGATGTTCGGCAATGAGTAAGATTCGAGTGCTGACGATCGACGATTCCGCGTTGATGAGGCAAGTGTTGGCTGAGCTGCTGTCGAAAGATCCCGACATCGAGGTCATCGGCAGCGCACCGGATCCCTATGTCGCCAGAGAGAAGATCAAGGCGCTCAATCCCGATGTGCTGACCCTGGATGTGGAAATGCCGAAGATGGACGGCTTGACCTTCCTGGAAAAGCTCATGCGGGGACGTCCCACGCCGGTGATCATGGTCAGTTCATTGACCGAGGCCGGCTGCGAGACCACACTCCGCGCGCTGGAGCTCGGGGCGGTGGACTTTATCACCAAACCGAAGATCGATCTTCGCCAGGGCATGGACGATATTGCCGCCGACTTGATCGCCAAGGTCAAAGGCGCAGCCACCGCGTCGCTCCGACAGACGCCCGCGGCAGGCGCACAGACTCCTGTGAGGCCGACCGCCCTGAACTCGGCCATGATCAAGACAACCGATATGATTATCGCGATCGGATCGTCAACCGGCGGGACCGAAGCCGTGAAGGAGGTGTTGCAGGTGCTGCCACCCAATACCCCTCCGATACTGATCACGCAACATATGCCTGAAAAGTTCACGAAAACCTGGGCCGATCGCATGAACGAACTCTGCCGCATCTCCGTGAAGGAGGCCGAAGACGGCGACAGCGTGTTGCCCGGTCATGCGCTGATTGCACCCGGCAACTACCACATGACCTTGGTTCGCAGCGGTGCGCGGTATTCGGTGCGCATCAATCAGAACGAGCCGGTGAACCGCCATCGCCCCTCGGTCGACGTCATGTTCGACTCCGTCGCGCAGTATGCGGGCGGGAATTCGGTGGGGGTCATTTTGACCGGGATGGGCGGGGACGGCGCGAAGGGGTTACTCAAGATGAAGGAAGCCGGGGCCTATACCATCGCGCAGGATGAGGCTTCGTGCGTCGTCTTTGGGATGCCCAAAGAAGCTATTAAGCTGGGGGCGGCCGACGTCGTGCGCCCGCTCAAAGACATTGCCGCAACCGTGCTGACTCGTGTCACCCGTGCCTGATCGTTCACTTTTTCCAAAGAGGAGCCGGAATGAAAATCACGAAAGAAGTCAATAATCGCAAGGTCACCTTGAAGCTGGAAGGCAACTTTACCTACACCCAGCGAAAACCGTTTCAGGAAATGCTGAAATCGGTCGCCGTCGATGGGGTCGACCAGATCGTGATCGAGCTTTCCCAAGTAGCATTCCTCGACAGCGCGGCATTGGGGCTGCTGATGATTTCTCACCGGCAGTTGCAGGCAGAAAAGCGCACGTTGTCCCTGGCCTACCCTCAGCCCACGGTCCGGCAGATTATCGAGTTGGCCAATTTGCACAAGACGATCCCGCTGATCGATGCGGACGCTCCGTCGACGATTAAGAAGAGCGCCTGAGGCTAATCTGCCGTCATGGAAGGAGCCGGGCATGCAGATTACTGAACGGCGTGTCG includes:
- a CDS encoding STAS domain-containing protein yields the protein MKITKEVNNRKVTLKLEGNFTYTQRKPFQEMLKSVAVDGVDQIVIELSQVAFLDSAALGLLMISHRQLQAEKRTLSLAYPQPTVRQIIELANLHKTIPLIDADAPSTIKKSA
- the cheD gene encoding chemoreceptor glutamine deamidase CheD, which gives rise to MPVIDTDTFSHIRRMQDRRFPHEIACILPGEFFVSREPMVVYTVLGSCISACIRDPIVGVGGMNHFMLPAPKEHQSGDSWGGESTRYGSFAMEQLINEILKRGGLKHRLEVKLFGAGRIYEGNIDVGARNTEWVLQFLKTEGYTVAKSDLGDVYPRKVYYFTDSGRVLMKKIERVKNRTIYERESEYQHRIAEEPTTQQGDITLF
- a CDS encoding chemotaxis response regulator protein-glutamate methylesterase: MSKIRVLTIDDSALMRQVLAELLSKDPDIEVIGSAPDPYVAREKIKALNPDVLTLDVEMPKMDGLTFLEKLMRGRPTPVIMVSSLTEAGCETTLRALELGAVDFITKPKIDLRQGMDDIAADLIAKVKGAATASLRQTPAAGAQTPVRPTALNSAMIKTTDMIIAIGSSTGGTEAVKEVLQVLPPNTPPILITQHMPEKFTKTWADRMNELCRISVKEAEDGDSVLPGHALIAPGNYHMTLVRSGARYSVRINQNEPVNRHRPSVDVMFDSVAQYAGGNSVGVILTGMGGDGAKGLLKMKEAGAYTIAQDEASCVVFGMPKEAIKLGAADVVRPLKDIAATVLTRVTRA
- a CDS encoding protein-glutamate O-methyltransferase, with translation LVVSRLTKRLRDLHMDSFASYYQYVTQDQSGEEFTRMLDLLSTNKTDFFREPKHFDFLRERILPTLEKEKQIRIWSSACSTGEEPYTIAMTLYESVRAPEQWNFQVLASDISTRVLAHAAKGLYAEERVREVPAEIVKRHFLHGRGDSAGLVKVKPHLSAIIKFRRLNLMDDRFPIKAPLDLIFCRNVMIYFDRPTQERLVNKFYHHLKPGGYLFIGHSESLQWVSHPFKTIAPTIYWKEA